AACCAAACTGTGCAGTTCCTGTCTGACACTGGCTGTACGACAAAATTGATGGCTAAAGAAGCTTTGGACGAGTGACCAGAAAATGTTCGAAATCAGCTAAGAAAGCAACAGCTGTGGTCTGTTGGCAGATGAAACGTTTTTATCATTATAGGGGTAACACAGTTTCCTATCCAGCTGCCCAACAGGAAGATAAAGAAAGGCTATGCAAGATATTGCTGCTGGCAGCGACACTAACTTTGCCGAACGGAGGCTGCTGATAGAAAAGATTAGctatagaaaataaaaagacTGAGCCAGCATGTAGTATAGGAAGGCGAAGCTTTTTTCGCTTTCATTAATGTATAAAGAAGAGTAACACAAGCAAGAAAAAGAGCATATTTGcgtattttttaataaatactgaATTGTTTGCGCACACACACgtatgcacgcacgcacacacatattATGACATTAGGGGGCACATTGGGGTGGTGAATGCAAAGACGTAGTGTATTACGTAGACAAAGCCAGATGGTTACTATTCCTAAAGACATGGAGATGGCTGAGAGAACTCTCTATGAGGATGTGTACACCCTCCCTGACTACGACGCTGGATTCGCAAGGAACAGGCTATGAAGCCGGTCAGGGACAAAAGGCACAAGCTTCCAGAGAAGAAGAGGAAGAGGCTGGTGACCAGGAGCCAACTCAACACTTTAGGGCTACCTCTCAACTGACTCGACACTCTAAGGCTACCCTCCCACCGACTCGACATTCAAGAGCTACCTCTCCACCAACATGGTAGCCGACAGAAGAGTCAGCTATCGCCAGACCGGCCACCTCAGTCAGTCTGCCACCAATGCCAGACCCCTCTGTACAGTACATCTACGACCCAAGTCAACTTATGATCTATATGGCATCGGCATCAGTAGATTGCACCAGGTTTGAGTTCGATTACCGAAAAggccactggtggtgacaggaatgacatccgaCCTTAACTTGTTCTCTGCAACTTGGCATGTCTCGAGTCGAGGTTCCCTTGCCACTGGACTAAGACATGTTCAGTCAAGATCACAGCATgcattgtttgtacaacaatgcATGCACAGCCTCTATTTGCAGTAAGCTAAGAAGATATCATACTAGATTTTCAAGGGCTTAcccttaattttaatttttaattacgCAATTTAATCTCACAGATGTCAGTATCTCATTGATTTCACTCTACCAAATATCAATCTATTTTTTCATTAATAATAAGTGAAAGTACTCCAGCTGTCGGTACACCATTATCTAACAGATGGTAACGAGAGTTTGTTTAGTCTGGTTGTGCAAAGTGTGTGCATAGAAGCATTTGTGGGTCACATGATGAGCTTAGTTGGCTAGTATCATGTCAAAATTTGAGACTTATTCATGCCCCAAGTAAACAAGGTGTTTGCTGCTTAGATAGAAGGCAAGCATTGTGTATTCCAGTGATGAGATATGGCTGAGGGCAGCCATGGCCTAGCATTCTAAAACAGTTCAAGAGTAAATGCCTGACCTGTTTCCAGGTCTGGCATTTACTCCTGACCTATTTGAAATTGAACCAAATAGGTTTGGGTTCAATTCCTAAAAAAAGACCTCTGATGGTGACTGGAATGGCACACAGCTGTAAATCACTCTCTGCTACttggcatgtctccagtcattgaggTTCCCTTGCCACTCAACTCACACATGTTCAGCCAAGATCACATCATACATTGTTTGCACAATAATGCTCTTTAAAGCACTCACAgcttctgcttgcagtaagaTAAGCTGACCTCATACTTGATCTTCAAGGTCTTACTCACACAGATCGCACCGGACTTTGATTTATACTTTATATGATACAATACTGCCAACATTCTtcataaaaactaattttctAAAATTAACAAGTTGTGAATTAAATAAACAGTCACCACTACAATCAATAGAAAGGTTTGCAAGTTTATCAGAGACAGGCACAAGTGTGCAGTTCATCCTGATTTTGTGCCATACATGTAGTagcaataaattatataatgacAAAATAATAATGAGTCACTGATCTTATACTCTATTCTGACAAGCGCaaacaaagtatttttttagAAAGTACACATTCGTTATCATTATCAATTTTTCATCATCACAAAAAATTTGACACTGAGATAAGAATCAAAATGATCATTTTCTACTATTATAATggcaatattatattttagtgtATTGCTCTAAAAATCTTAAGTATGTAATAGATTTGTTCACAGTATTACAAAAACTCGTTAAGCGTTGAAGGGTTTATTGGTCTGCCTTTTTAGCCTTTATTACTGTAATTCTACAAAGTAGATAGTAGTAGAGCTATCTGATAATGTAAATACAGCAGAAGACAACTCTTGAAGATTTATTGGCTCATGGATAGAAACTCAGTCACAGTGGGCTAGTCTGAAATAAGTACAATTGGATACATGTAACGCAACCATCAGGGCTTTTTTGATATCGTTTCCCTAAAagaccgtaaaacctctaattaaaggCCATGACGctccatttttcaaccctttatCTATAAtgacggtcaattggaggcgacGTTCAAGTAGAGCCTGgcaatgtatttttcaaatagctcatcagaatttcgGGGAGATAAATTTAGCACTTTTACAGGCGAAGCGAATGCCGCCTGCATTTTGCCATCTTTATACAATGGAGCAATAATTAACTTTTTGGATGCaaaaaatctgctaacttacctccagcTTGTCAAaggtttttaataaatatgcattgagaaattgataaatatctttaccagttgatatgtattgcttgcaattgacctgcgataatattatagcctgtgtcctgctttgcaatttgtttgagcttgcaatttttatttcattctaaatttgaaggcacatgttcattttataactatatttaacaatgacGCATAAcagctcattgcattcattgatatgtttgctacagtttacagccaaaactagctttttatgtgcaatagaagaggagttatgagcgtcgatctaCTGTAAGCCTTGTTAAGATAAccacaaggatgctatcaaataataaattatgctagtattttgaaaattcaaataaaatgttacaaacaGATAttgatgaacaagtgacataaacaaacaacatacttatattacatgccgaaacaaaaattaatatttttaaaacaaaaatctttgcctcgtttgctcagatagctgAGTTCTGATTGTTGCTGTCAATGGAACGAACAttttctagttgtccaatacttttcacaatgtcttctgacctcaactcttctgcactgctgaagtagtcgatattagtgtcccAACagtttttggcagagcaaataTTTTACGTGTTGcgtttagcacaaatgcaatacatgtatatatacagtcaaacatggataactcgaaattcacgggaccgagcgaaagtgttcgagttatcagagcactgtcacaagtccatttatttattagtagatacatgtacatatacaaactataatataaatcaaaagcataaatggcttgtttcaaattaaatgcttctaatgtaaagtttaaaacttttttatcaaaaagtacagagattttactatcacttgagattggtttgttgtttgaggtgatgttaatgcaaggacgttttttagattaaaattggcaaaacttgatcgttgttgaaatgctcagaagaaaagacatcttttttttagcgttttaaccaagatcaattttgccgatttttcttgaagtttatgcaaaggttacctcacttttccttgcttccaaaGGGCCATCGCtaggcggatgtttggtaaaaatcaaatttcaccaaacctttagaaaagccgttgacaaaaatattttgccgatggtggtaataacgacgtctatgaattacgaaaagttgaggtttacctctatggcttggaaaaAAGGGAtcttctaaagcgataacaaccgtctcggtagccgttgggcaaaaaactgttcgagttaacagagttgaggtcgagttatctaaagcaatttatcattacgtgggaacggaccaaagaaaccgttcaagttaaccatgtgttcgagctatccgagggcgagttatccatgtttgactgtacatgtatatatacatatataatatatatatatgtattatatatgtatattatatataatacataacataatatgtatgtatataatatatatattatatacatgtatgtataaacatacatatacatgcatgtataataatatgtatatatatatatatgtgcatgcgtgtaatttgtatatatatttatatacagtgcaccctcaggatacgattaccatAATGTATAAATTTTTTACTTCACGAaatggaacatgatgatttttcacCTTaccatacaaattttttttaccatacgagttcaacaaaattttcactCGAGTACAAATTGGGCAGTCGATGTGCTTTTTACATACATgaacgtcaaaataacaaaggcGCCAACATGCTGTtcgccgaaaatattttcataaccCTTGAAAGAGACACAATGACTGATTTTTTGAGTTCAGCAATTCTCGTgtgtaaaacagtaatattttcaCCTTAAAACAAGTTGCGAACTTTCATACCTAAGGTCAAATGGGTCAGACAACTTTCATTAACTTGCTAACTTCTATTAACCAaacttcattacgaaaacagtATCGAGCGGGCTTATTTGTCGAATtagattgaaaaatgttttaaacaggtCCATTAAaaattatagtgaaagcgaagacagaaattaataagtgataaaattttagtgataaaaagttgaaattcagtaaaatagttaaaatacatactaacaCTCAGCTTTAAgtgtatgtttagtaagctaaacttatttgaggtgaattcaaagtttatgttatgcgtatgcctgtcttgaaggtaagaacatTCTACAGTACATTAtagtgttacattttattgcagatcataactactaaatacactaaagttactgtagggaactatagttactaagattaacatactattttgttactaatttttaatatgtacagtacatatataaaaatgatgatttttaccaggggatgtttgcattatataattactatggtttctataccctacatacgatttttttgcaatggacatataaaaagtttgaagtttgaaaacgGACTTCGATATAAACAGAAGCAACTAAACAATTAATTGtcattgatgtaaccgagttaTTATTACTTTGATTTTGTGGAGATTTTTCTACTGATCGCTTGCTATTATggattcataaagatcaaagaatgtcaaagtggcgatcaaatggaggtggcgttcaattaaagggtggcgctctattttcagCCCTTCTCCTATTTATAGTGATAGTCAAATAACGGTCTGTGactctatatgtatatatacacagtgacgtagtgctaacctttttttaaccataactgtAAAGTTGAAATAAGTGGATGTAGGGGACCAACAGTCGCAACGCGACTCCACCGCACAGCTTGGGGCCTGGGGAGGCTGTAAGTCCCCTCCCCCAGTGGGTCCGGGGCAAAGCCTCGGTTGCCAAAGCCTACAGGGCTTTAAcatcatgtatatgatatgagaaatgagcacaactgtagtaataaataagctgaaaaaataataaaaatcaatgtCTTTGTCCTTTAGTTCAAATGCTGACTGCCAATGGTTTGCTATAATCTGATCTTAGCTTTTGTTGTAGACCAGGGGTCTCCAAACTACGGCCCGCGGGCCAGATGCGGCCCGTTGGTCCCCTCAATCCGGCCCGCAGAGACacttaagaaaaaaaattaataaacaaaataaaaaaataatattattaaacaaaataaaaaataaaaatatcaaaataacaaaataaactttGTGCAGAAAATGCACGTTATGACTCAAGCCAACTAGCAAGAGTGGCGTGCGTCGACTTTCCAGATATGTTTCCGCACCGAAATTAGCTCacagactttttaacagacttttgtatgatctctatttatattagtatattttgctatttttaaatatttaatgattaaatAAGTCAATTGCAAATAGCTGAgataagtatttattaaaaaataatgacgtttttggttgttttctgaTCACTATCTCACTCATGCGAAACTGCGCATCTCATTCAGAGATCATATAGCATTCATGAAAAGGATTTCCCAGGGTTTCCATGGCGTTACGGTGGTTTGGACTGAGTGAGATAGTGATCggaaaacaaccaaaaacgtcattaatttttaataaatacctatCTCAGCTATTCAAAATTCACTTatctaatcattaaatatttaaaaagagcaaaatatactaatataaatagagatcatatcaaagtctgttaaaaagtctgttaGCCATACGTATTTGGTGCGTAAAAATACCTCGCGCGACTTTTGATCCAACTTCCTATTCGTACCTCCAAGCACATTGCGAAATTTAAAGAGCTGAGCTACAACatggaaattttttatatttcaatgcTTCATAATGGTTGATAAAAGGAAAAGAAAAGTAGATGATGAATGTCGGCGATTTCAAGAAGAGTGGAGTGTAAAATACTTCTTCATCGAATCTGCAGATAAAGCATTGTGTGTCATCTGTCATGAGACTGTTGCAGTATTGAAGGAGTACAATTTACGCCGCCACTACCAAAGCAAACACCAGGGAACATATTCACGGTTTGAAGGAAATATACGTGAAGAGAAACTTGCAAAGTTAAAGCAGTGCATTAATTCTCAAAGATCAGTTTTCACAAAAGCTTCAAAACAAAATGAGTCGATAGCAAGGGCTAGTTTTAAAGTGGCTTATATTCTCGCTATAAATGGCAAGCCTTTTACAGATGGTGAGATAGTAAAAAACTGTTTGCTAGAGGTTGTGGATGAACTTTGTCCGGAAAAATCAAATGTTGTTAAAACTATAACATTGGGTGCTAATACTGTTGCCCGGCGAATTGGAGACATGAGCACAAACCTAATGGAGCAAATTGCCAGCCATGCTAAGAattttgtgcatttttcttTGGCAATAGATGAGTCAACGGACAGGTGTGGCACCTCCCAGTTGCTAATTTTCATTCGAGGTGTGGATGCCAATTTAAATATCACTCAAGAGTTGGCTTCACTGAACAGTATGTACAACACGACTGGAAAAGACTTGATGAAAGAAATACAGAAAACATTTGAGCAATATAGTTTGGATTGGAATCGATTGAAATGCTTAACTATAGATGTGGGAAGAAATATGTGTGGTGTGAAAAAAGGATTGGTGGGACAAATCAAACAATTTTGTGCTGAAAAAGATATATCCGAACCAATGTTTCTACATTGCATAATACACCAAAAAGCTCTttgtgcaaagtatgtggacaTTAGCTGTGTGTTGGATCCTGTAACAACAATGGTGAATTTGATAAGATCACATGGACTGAATCACAGACAGTTCAGGGAAATGTTAAGAGAGACTGAGAAAGAATCTGTAGACATGCCATATTACACTGCAGTAAGATGGCTAAGTTGTGGAAAAGTGCTGTCAAGGGTTTTTGAGCTAAGAAAGGCAATTGCTGAATTTCTTGCAGGAAAAGGGAAGCATCAAGCATTACTGTCTGATAAAGCGTGGATATGTAAGTTGGCCTTTGCTGCAGATATCACTGGCCATATCAACAGTTTAAATCTTAAGCTACAGGGAGAAGAAAACCTCATTAGTGATTTGTTCACACATCTAAAGGCCTTCAGACACAAACTAGACCTGTTCCTGAAACAAGTTCAGGTTATGaatttaacacattttaaaAACTGTACAGAGGCTATGGTAGAAGCTAACACAGATTTTCCACTTTCATTTGCTTGTGGGGTTATTGAAGAGCTTCAACATCAATTCCAGGAGAGATTTGCTGATTTGCATGCAAAAGCAGATGAGTTGAGACTCTTTCAAAATCCATTTGAAGTGGATGCAGCTGCATGTCCAGACAGTTTACAATTAGAGGTGATTGATCTGCAAGCAAATGACTCGCTGAGGGATAAATTTAAAGAAGGGCTTGTTCAATTTTACCAATTCTTACCTAAAGAGAACTATCAAAATTTGAGGCATTTTGCTGCAGGACTGCTATCTATGTTTGGCACCACTTACTTGtgtgaaaaaactttttctagAATGAAGTATGTGAAAAACTGTTATAGAACAAACATGTCAGATGAAAATCTGAGGGCTCTTCTAATGCTTGGGACCTCAAACCTAAAGCCAGACTTTTTCACAATTTTGTCATCAAAAAGCTAATTTCACCACTCACATTGAGGAAACTGAACAGACTAATTGTGATTTTGTTATGATATTACTCTTGCTTGGAATTTAACctttaaattttgaataaatatCTTCTTAACTAATGAATCTTGTGTTATGtacttcattttattaaaatattcgcTCTTTGACCAGCGGTATACGGTTTGTCGGCCCTCAACATGCTGGCTGAAGGTTCATGTGGCCCTCTGGCTGTAAAGTTTGGAGACCCCTGTTGTAGACAATCAATTAGGATCACAATCTTGTCATGTTACATGAACATtacatcactgtattgtactgtatgtTGCTTTTATATTGAATGGCCATTGAATGTCGA
The genomic region above belongs to Watersipora subatra chromosome 1, tzWatSuba1.1, whole genome shotgun sequence and contains:
- the LOC137388352 gene encoding general transcription factor II-I repeat domain-containing protein 2-like; translated protein: MVDKRKRKVDDECRRFQEEWSVKYFFIESADKALCVICHETVAVLKEYNLRRHYQSKHQGTYSRFEGNIREEKLAKLKQCINSQRSVFTKASKQNESIARASFKVAYILAINGKPFTDGEIVKNCLLEVVDELCPEKSNVVKTITLGANTVARRIGDMSTNLMEQIASHAKNFVHFSLAIDESTDRCGTSQLLIFIRGVDANLNITQELASLNSMYNTTGKDLMKEIQKTFEQYSLDWNRLKCLTIDVGRNMCGVKKGLVGQIKQFCAEKDISEPMFLHCIIHQKALCAKYVDISCVLDPVTTMVNLIRSHGLNHRQFREMLRETEKESVDMPYYTAVRWLSCGKVLSRVFELRKAIAEFLAGKGKHQALLSDKAWICKLAFAADITGHINSLNLKLQGEENLISDLFTHLKAFRHKLDLFLKQVQVMNLTHFKNCTEAMVEANTDFPLSFACGVIEELQHQFQERFADLHAKADELRLFQNPFEVDAAACPDSLQLETRILLQSGENNSKCDSTPATISLPCLRPPLLIHDGVRRRMGCVHTASLCFGLCRKFVAVSGGLYLPAWCLRFGLFSPPTDDEEEFADYVLKGFCYGDEETQRL